The following nucleotide sequence is from Megalops cyprinoides isolate fMegCyp1 chromosome 6, fMegCyp1.pri, whole genome shotgun sequence.
TCAGTGATTTCaatttgtgaaatttcatttccaaattgaaagttatgttttcattcctTTGACACACCATAATGTATCATACAccattaatttttgttttctgttgttggaTCACATTGCAATGGTCTGAGATTCACTGTATTATGTAATCATTAGGCAAATCTGTGTATGtattgaaattatgtttttagGCACATCTTTAGCACTTTGGATAGACTGATGAGGCCCTTTCATATCATATTCATACGCCCGGGAGGTAGTCTGCCACATGGATGGAACTTTCTTTCAGCCAGGAATGACATACAGCCTGTGAGATGGCAATGTTCTGGTCAAGACCAACTGATTCTGTATAATTCAACCTCTGTGACCTTGAGTGTTCATCCCAGTAAAAGCTTGTCTTTGTTCACAGTGTCACAAACGACATTCAATAGACAACAACCACgacacaacagcaaaacaataattacacctctctgtctcccaaCCAGGCAGAGGAAAATACAAAGCCATGCTAGTCCCAATATGGAAAATGTgagctttctctttctcctttacTGAATGCATTGTGAAGCCATAGGGAGATTtctggtgtttatttttttctcaacatgACAACAGATCTAAATGATAGACCTATACAATGTGTTATATGAGCTCACTGTGGATACACTGCAACTATTTCATTTGCCAGTGATGAAGAATTCCTCAAGCTGCTATGAATTTTTACAAAGTTTTACTCATAATACTGCTGTTATTTTCCCCCCACtatagtttttgtgttttatttgttgatcAAATGTATTGTAACCAAATTTAGTGGTTATGAATTTatgtgatgtaatattttatattgttatacAATATTTGTGCTTATTTTCAGTGATCCTCTCGTGATTATGTGctttcataaaaatgtagagcttgtttaaatttattaatGCAAGTAAAGAACAACACATATGCACTGAGATATAAATTTGAAGATTTGAATCGGAAGAGGACTCTGAAAGGCATCATACTAAAATGGCAACTACAGATGTCAACATTTCTTTCTTGCCGTAAATTTAACCTCTTTTGCACATCACATAAGTCAGGTAAATTACTAATCCTCTTTTATTTCTCTACCACTTCAAAGTAGACAGCTATGGTCAATCACTTTATTGTcttgccagaaaaaaaatcaccctctTTTGTCTTAACCCAACAATAAGAATACGTGAGAGTGTCAGAAGTAGTTGAGGATGTAGAGGCATCTTGCAAGTTCCTTTTTTGTGctggtaaaaataaatcaacaagtCAATTGTTTATACTCACCAGTTTGAGCAGAAAGCAGCAAAGCCAAGCTCGTCTGCTTATTGCCGCAATAAAATGTCTAGACGTTACGACGTCACCACACTTTCAGTTCACCTTCTTTcaatctttctttttccttaatgtttgtttgtgtcgCAGATCAGGTTATCTCAGTGTTAGAAGTGAGAGATGGtatcatttcaattcaattagAGGTTTCAACACTTAAGCCTTTATTCTGTTTAATGGAAGTGCCTTTAAGTTTGGTAACAGTtaacagtgttatttttgtaatattttacacatttcaatGACCAAACTATATTGTGtaagtaacaacaacaaatgtaACTCCACATTTTGTCTCATGATAGGCTTACTGTGATAGCTGCCAGAATCAAAACTTCTAGCATCTGTACAGTATTTGACAgtaggccaaaaaaaaaaatctttgtctGAAGGGACTTCAAATACAAGAGATGCAAGTAATTCTATAACATTAACTAAGTCTGTTGGGAGGTATACATGTAGAACAGCCACAAATAAAGAACTGTATGCATTGTACTTCACTGTTCTCATAAgataattattttatcattatttatgcaTAGCATCAATCCCCCTTTACAGCACTGCatgagtgtttttatttattttattttgtcataagATTGTGAGGCACTTCATAATACATCTGTCATCTCTATGCTGTGGACATGAGCAACTGTTTTGACACATGTGCAAGTTTaagatatttttctttcagtgtgtactttccattttacttttaaGTTTTTcttatcatatttatttcagaactatttccaacatttttcaaattgcaCTTTCTTTAGATGTTGTTTGTATCATACTTGAGACACTCCCAAATACAGAGATGTAGCAAATCTCTTGTGTtgacctgttttgtttagtGTATGCTCATAACTGTATATGGGCAGCAGGCCTACAAAACAAGTTCATGTGTTAAACTGAAATCAACACTCtgaaacaagcagaaaatgtgTAGCCATTTGCTGGAGCCCAGGAACTGTAAGGTTCAGAACAGTTTCTCAGTTTTGCTGGAAGCCGTTGGGAGTCAATTCatataattaaaatggaaacactATTTACAGCAGtaaatgtgtatgaatgtgaatgtgtgtctacACCATTGGGCTTaccataaataatgaataattgtaACAGACCTTTAGAGCTCATTTACTAAGggaattttttattaaaatgtctttttgaacaattttttttcacatcaatttattatttatttttcttagttattttattttatttatttattttttgtcaagaCACCATTTGAATACTCAGCAACCTAGTAGCCTTTGTGGTAGTTAGGGAGCCAACGCTGGACAGTAATACATTATCAAGGCTCACATATAGGCCATTATGCACATACAGGTAGCTAGATTTCAATATCTGAAGCAGAATGGGGCTGCATAGTAAACAAACTAGAAAACagtaaatcaaaatgtatttaaaaacacGACGACtgactagctaactagcatATCTACCAATAGAACCTGTACTAACTAACGTCTTATTAAGAACACCTCTGTTAAGTTGTACCCCTGGATAGCTAATAAAAATTCACGACAGCtaactaattagctagctaatacaaACTGGCATAAAGATAGCTAGCAACTGTTAATTTATATAGGCCTAATGGTATATCTTTAGAGGCTGTCGATCAATatcagaaatgaatgtgaattgtaGATGTGcggcggggggaaaaaaactcttttAGACTTGCTAGGTCGTATGGAggcaaaaacaaagccaaaatgAACATACAGACAGTAGCCTAGGCTACAGTTCTCGTCTAAATAAGCCGTGAAtaacatgtcattttaattaatcaaacTTAAACGAGCTCGCAACATTATCTAACTTTATCTAACTTGCATAATGTAGACATTATCTAAGCAACAAAACTACACAATTatagctacatagctagctaagttaaaataataataaaaaaaaagttagcaacatttagattagattagttTAGATTTCAAAACTCATTAAAACTGACGGGTTACTGGTGCACACCGATGtcgagagaggaaaaaaaaagttatatttaTCATTTCGGTTTCACAAAGAATAGTGTAGAATTAGACTTAGTGATTCTCAGATGGCTCAGCCAAAATAGCtctaaaatatttctgaatctTGATGACAAATGTTTAtaagttatttattgtttattggtTACAAATAATCAAAGTTTAATAGTCAGTACGTCACATACATTTAAAgagtttgttttatatttatttcctaATACAGCCATTCACCCTCTTGAATGTTATGAATCGTGCAATTTGATGCAATTCCCTTCATTTCTGAACCTGTAAAGGCAACAAACATTAAGGATAAATAGTCATTgaaaacttctttttttccactttaaatcCACGGGGAAACTCtctcgcacatacacacacaacagaccATTCATTACGTTCTATGGGCGCAACAACCCATCCCCCTTGTCGCACTCTGTAGTTATCATCAATGGATCTTATTTGAATAATCTTTGAACGCTTGGACTGGAGCCAATCAGCTGTAAGACACCCATGACATTCGCAATGCATTATTGATAAACATAATTACCTTGACATGCGCATTTCTACTTTTCCAAGTAGAAGAATTTGGTGGctagaagggaaaaaaatgttacagattTGCGCCAAATGGTTGAACCATGTCGAGGCGTAAGCAAGCGAAGCCGAAACATATCCACTCGGAGGAACCTGTTCCGGTGGCAAATGGTGAGTTTGAACACCACTGAATGCAACAGTGTGGTTCATTCCGATACTGTTGATAACTGTATTGATCAGAcgcatgtatttttcatttattggtTTAGAGCATTCAGACCAGGGTCACAACCCGGGGAGCTGACCATTTGATTTCTATACATTGATATTGTCTGAAATATGTTGTACTGACAGTATTCATGAAATATACCTCTTTAAATTCACTCATTTGAAACTCGTTATGAGGTAAATGTGTTCGCACAAAACCTGGCGTAATTAATTTATGAAGTGATCCAAAAGTGTAGTGTTCCTGAAGGATCCAGGTTTGACCATGATGCACGTGGAGGCAAATCCTTTTGCGCAATTTCAAACTGTAGCATGTCCctgaaatctttaaaaaaaaaatttaaggaCGAATAGTGGACGCTCAATTTACTcgttttatatattttgatatatatttgtTCGTGGTAGATGTACTCCACTCCTAGATAATGTGCCACATTTTAGTACCTTGATAAATACCGTGTTTTGGCTAAACCTGATCTTTTACAGGAGTATCTGgttcttttaaaaagtgtgtttttatgaGTCAAAGAGGTATGCTTAAAACATTCATGGCGGTAATTTCTTTAAATTTgttgttattctaaaatgtttgaaatttttaCACACACTTGGGATTATATACAGTCTTTCGTCGTCTGTTACGAAGCTGCGTTCCCTTTAATTCTTTCGGTAGCCCTCTCCCAAACGTCTTAGCGgattgtatattttgttttgaccATCGTCAGCGTGTTGCTAAACTTCCTATGTAGCAACAATCAAGTTTCAAACCTGGTTGAGAAACTATCAAGTGCAGATGGAGATACTAGATGAGTGTGATTGATTGGAAAAAGTTCGTAGCAGCTGGACCAAATGTAAATACCTGAGGCCACTCAACAATTTTTGGAAAGACTTTTGCTGATTCGTTTACAAACGTGGGAACGAACTGGAATCTGAGTTTGTTGTAAGCAAAGGTGGCCCAACGTGTTGGTAGCAACGATATGTGACTCACGAGTGCTCTTACCAAAAAGGTAATAAATCTCGGGTTTAATGCATGACTGTTTCCTTTTGTGCATATGGAATGGTGGGGGATGGAACAGGGTGGCTGGGGGTCGATTTAGAGTTCCGAATGGAAACTGGGAATTGCCTCCACCTCTTTTGTGCGTTACCTCATTCCTGTATCAATGCCCAGCGATTCTGTTTATGTGGATGGTCCTCCTTGCTTAGATGTGTAGGTGGACATTTGAATTAAGAAGTCATCTCAGTGAAAAGTTCTGATTACCAGTTTCAGCgaaacacacacgctctcatGTATTTAAAGCGCCATTACTGAGTTAACCTTTAATGTCATATGCGCAATTACCACTTTTACCACACACCCATGTGTGCTCGGCGTCCGTGCGCCCTCTCGTGGTTGATACGAGTTAATGCGCAGTTTCCGAAGTGGTCGGTATTTCTAGGttggtgttatttttatttatttatttatttatctatttatttgaAGCTGAAAGGAGTCATTGGAACAGAACTTAATTAGCAGCCTTTTCCATTGGTCGAATGTTTGTATAACGGTGTGTATGTAGCGCTGATTGTAGACTGGTCATTCTGGCAAGTTTGAGTCAGAGTTATTGTTAATGGACTACCCACACGatgcgttacattacattaatttagcagatgctcttatccagagcgacttccagcacgaaagaacagaagtgtattcattcaagtagaatgagcaacagtgtcataccagacaatactcccagaccagtgaatgcgagcataacattattcaagctctaccactAGTTAACTCGTGCAACCTGATTACACAGGCTAGAATCATGCACATCATTTGGTTTTCAAACTTGCCCCTGCAACTAGTTTGAACAGTTTCttaaaacagtgcattttcacTCCTTTTTAGTTGCTTGTTGCATAAGAACAAACTGCTCTACTTGTATATGTTGCAAGTAGAGCAGTTAATGGTGGGGCGTAATGGGGCAGTCAGATTACAATTCAGTGGCAATGCCTGTTAATTGCAGCTGATATGGAAATGATCCTAAGGTGCCAAATATTTGACTACAAAGTTGACCtcatttattgcatttgttttagaCAATAAGTCATGCATGGTACCTCCTCTAACTCAATGCAGTGCACTTCCCCTCTAAGTAAATAGTTGAAAGACTAAACATTTTTCGAACACTGTAGGTATTGTTTCTAATTGTTTATAATGagtgaaaagggagagaggtcATATAGCACTGGATTTGGCTGGAAGGGAGTGGAAGGGAAATGTATGTCTACATGTTTGATAAGGGTCGGTTTCATTAAAAGTGAAGAATTATACTCAAACAGTTCTCTCTTGGCTAAcacagttaatttattttttgaattatTAAGTATAGTATGCTTTAGGTCACGATTGTGCAGCCAgtagttcatttttttgtgaatctGTTTAGGGTTAAGATATGTTCAGTGTCCTAGTGACTAGTAGTCATGACGTTAGTAATGTTTTTACTATTTCACTGGTCTAGCTGAACTAGACACACATTTCCCTTACAAATGTTTGGTGTacttatgttacattacaaGTTATGTAATGTCCCTTATTTCACCAAAATTGCATAAAGAAACTGCCAAATATTTAAAACgtttaacatttcttttctaTCAAATTGGTTTCTTTCTCAAGATGGCAAATTTGTAGATATCACTGTATTCTTAGTGTCATCATATTCTATATTTCATAACTTTTTTCTGATGATTACTAAGACTAGAGAGTATTTGCATAAGATGACACAGCAGTTGTTCAGAACAAAGAAATACCCTTTTCAGGAATAATTGCGAAATGAACTAATGTCTTTAATTAGTCAGTgtctcattaatattaattaacagtaatattattttgaaaaatcagttcatcaaaattttacattttcaggaCATTCTAACTTGTCTTTATTTtacttctgtctgtctcttcgCTGTCACACTGTCTAGATTTATGGCTTTTAATATTAATCTTAAAATTTGAAGATAATTTTTCTAATcctatttttatttgctgtagGGGCTCTGCAGGATAATCAGGCTGAAGAAGACTGGAGCAAGCTGAAGAGGAGCAGGATGGAGGAGACCTTTGTTTGTGACACATGCTGTGCAGAGTTTTTCGAGCGGGATGAATTTCTCCGGCATCAGATCGATTGCACTAACAGCCAGCAAGTCCTTATTGTCAAAGACGACAGTGCAGGGGTACTGCCAGAGGGGTCGCAGGACTCTGCAGACAGTCCCCTGAATGACCAGAGTGACAGTCTGTCCAGCAGTGATGTACAGATGAATGGCAATACCGGGGCGGCGGGGGAGAGGCGAGAGCCGGGCAGGATCGGTGAGGAGTCATTTGGAAGAGtggagatgtcagccagccCTGTTATGATGCACAGTTTTCCTGACCATAAATTGCAAGACACTTATGCCGCACTGGAGATGAAGCCTGGCACAAAGGTGGCGGTGAGTCAGCATTCGTCCAACAGCGTGTCACCTGCTTCTGAAGCCAACCTGAATATCATCCCCATAATTCTAGAGCAGCTGCTGagcctacagcagcagcagctgatgcAGATCCAGCTGACGGAGCAGATTCGCATCCAGGTGGCCATGATGGTGTCTCATAGCCTTAATTCTTCTGGCACAGCTGTTGATCCTCTGAAAGCCCTAGGCACTCATCTTTCTCAGCAGCTCtcggctgctgctgctctgatcgGCAAAAGAGCTGGCGCCCACAGCCTGTCGCTCGAAACCCTCAAACAAGGAAAGCTGCCCCGCTCAAAAGGTGTTCCCTCCAAGTCAGATCTGTCTACCGTAGCTCCCCAGCTCTCGAAGTTTCTGCCACTCCTGCCTGGTAATATGGGTATACAGAGTCCCTTGTCAGCCATGTCAGCTGGTCTGGATCAGTCCAAGAAAGGGAGGACCAAGCTCATTAACGTGGGTGTCGATCCGAGTGCGCAGTCCGGGGAAGTTCCCAAGCGCAAGTGCAAGTTCTGCGGGAAGAAGTTTGGGAACGACAGCGCCCTCCAGATCCACCTGCGCTCTCACACGGGGGAGAGGCCGTACAAGTGCAACATCTGCGGAAACCGGTTCACGACCCGGGGCAACCTCAAGGTGCACTTCCAGAGGCACAAGGAGAAGTACCCACACATCCGGATGAACCCCAACCCCGTGCCCGAGCATCTGGACAACGTCGCCATCAGCAGCGGCATTCCCTACGGAATGTCGATGCCCATAGAGGAGGCCAGCTTTATGAGCAGCGGGGCGATGCTGGGCCTTCCTTTGGCTGTCAGTCATTTAGGGCATCAATCCTCCCACGACCCCTTGGAGAACATGCTGTACACTCAAAGGCGGCCTTCGGTCAGAAGCGAGGGCCCCTTCGCCGCCTCAGGAATGGTGCTAGATCGAAACCTGCAACCCCTGGAAGGTCAGGTGGGCTTCCCTCACACAAAAGGCGTCGGCGGGCCGAGCTCAGAGACAGCCAAGCTGCAGCAGATGGTGGACTGCCTGGAGAAGACAGGAAACCCCAACGAGTGCATGATCTGCCACCGGGTGCTGAGCTGCCCGAGCTCCCTCAAGATGCACTACCGCACGCACACGGGCGAGAGGCCCTACAAGTGCAAGATCTGCGGCCGGGCCTTCTCCACCAAGGGCAACCTAAAGGCCCATCAGAGCGTGCACCGGGCCAACGCTCCCCTCAAGATGCAGCACTCCTGCCCGATTTGCCAGAAGAAGTTCACCAACGCCGTGGTTCTCCAGCAGCACATCCGCATGCACATGGGCGGTCAGATCCCCAACACTCCCCTGCCGGAAAACACGCCGTTTGAAAACCCCGCCGGAATGGATTCGCCTCTGCCCGAGAAGGCTGTGGACGTGAACGGCTTTAACGATGAGGGTTTGAACGAGCCGGAGATGGAGGTTGATTCCCTGGAGAAGCCCTGCGACACCCAAGAGTCTTTGCTGTCACCCTCTGCTGTTAAGGAGGAGCAACGTACATCATCCTCACCAGTTTCTCCTAGTGGCTGCGGCCTTGACAACCACATGAAGAGCTTCGCTTCCGCCTTGAACCTGCAGCCGAAGAAAAGTGCCCTATCAGAGAGGGACGGTGCTCTCGATGAGGTGCCTTTTGGGCCGTACCAGAATGGCCAAAGCCCTCCAGTCTCCGACTCGGTTGCCTTCCAGCCTTCATTTTCAGTGGTGAGCCAAATGAAGGCCAGCCAGTCAAAATCTCCTGATTCCGACCACCCTGGAGACTGTGGTAGAGAAAACGGTGAACCAGAGGGGAACGGTGGACTCTGGGATCTAGAATCCAACGATGCTCTGGACTTGACAGCAGCTACTGCTAATGGTGTTTCAAAGGCAATAAAAGAGGAGCATAGCCCATCCTTCCCAAATTACGGAGATTATGGTaaggagtgtttctgtgtttttagcCATTCAAGGACTGTGTCTTTTTTACATCAAGAATGAATGCATCATTTCCTAGTTTTCAGACTTCACATGTCAGCTTGCACACATTTCATGTAATGCATTATTGCCCATGTGCTTCGTTAAATCATTAATGAAACATGAATAAAGTTTTTCATCCTCACACTGAGCCTACGATGATGGATTCATCGGGGCCCTATTATGATTATGACCAGAATGTATCCTATCACAATAGGATTATTGTGGGATTAATTTAGTTAGATAAATTGGCATGGACATCAAGTACAAATGGGCACATACAGAGCAGCAGGTTATAGTTATAGCCTTTCACTGCACGCTAAAATTCATTCTGATTGAAATAGAAATGGACTGACCAGTGCAGATTATTACCTGTCACCCAAGATTTCATTAGCATGTGTTACAGACCATCTTTTTCTGAGTATTCTGAAGGGTGATACCATTCAATGAGGAAATTAGTATGATTCAGTCAAAGTAAAAcggaaaaagacattttattgtgTCAAATTTATATCAGCAACTTGTACTTGCT
It contains:
- the LOC118779624 gene encoding sal-like protein 4, which codes for MSRRKQAKPKHIHSEEPVPVANGALQDNQAEEDWSKLKRSRMEETFVCDTCCAEFFERDEFLRHQIDCTNSQQVLIVKDDSAGVLPEGSQDSADSPLNDQSDSLSSSDVQMNGNTGAAGERREPGRIGEESFGRVEMSASPVMMHSFPDHKLQDTYAALEMKPGTKVAVSQHSSNSVSPASEANLNIIPIILEQLLSLQQQQLMQIQLTEQIRIQVAMMVSHSLNSSGTAVDPLKALGTHLSQQLSAAAALIGKRAGAHSLSLETLKQGKLPRSKGVPSKSDLSTVAPQLSKFLPLLPGNMGIQSPLSAMSAGLDQSKKGRTKLINVGVDPSAQSGEVPKRKCKFCGKKFGNDSALQIHLRSHTGERPYKCNICGNRFTTRGNLKVHFQRHKEKYPHIRMNPNPVPEHLDNVAISSGIPYGMSMPIEEASFMSSGAMLGLPLAVSHLGHQSSHDPLENMLYTQRRPSVRSEGPFAASGMVLDRNLQPLEGQVGFPHTKGVGGPSSETAKLQQMVDCLEKTGNPNECMICHRVLSCPSSLKMHYRTHTGERPYKCKICGRAFSTKGNLKAHQSVHRANAPLKMQHSCPICQKKFTNAVVLQQHIRMHMGGQIPNTPLPENTPFENPAGMDSPLPEKAVDVNGFNDEGLNEPEMEVDSLEKPCDTQESLLSPSAVKEEQRTSSSPVSPSGCGLDNHMKSFASALNLQPKKSALSERDGALDEVPFGPYQNGQSPPVSDSVAFQPSFSVVSQMKASQSKSPDSDHPGDCGRENGEPEGNGGLWDLESNDALDLTAATANGVSKAIKEEHSPSFPNYGDYGPSGAPVLHIPPSLAKLDLRIPPENPFSATSLFGPQILGAGLLPSGTPAPRRSAKQHVCKTCGKNFSSTSSLQIHERTHTGEKPFACTICGRAFTTKGNLKVHMGTHMENSLGRRGRRLSLDNGKALTAAVGAESNIPSEMAPPLRPQGPPLIGVDLSVLNQCAAVYTNGLAMKTNEISVIQNGGVPLPSGLVKMDGPPSALPAPMTEMEKNGSDSISQFPHFSEERKMVAGEI